In the Halorussus salinus genome, AGCGGCGACATCCGGACGGACATCGCCATCATCAGCGACCCCGCGAGCGGCGCGGTGTACAACGCCTCCGGGAGCGATAACGTCACGGTACTGGTGAAAAATACCGGGTCACGTCCACTCGAAGCCGAGAGTGACCAAATTGAAGTACTCGTGGACGGGAAATACCAGACGAACGTCGATATCACCGTCCTCGACGGGTCGGCGTGGCGCGTCGGCAACGTCGCCCGACTCGAAATCGACCAGTCGCTCTCGGAGGGCGACCACCGCGTGAAGATTATCGTCAACGGTGACGAGGAGGTGCTTCAGTTCAGAACATGAGTCAAGATAATCTCTACTCCCTCGGCCTCGAAGACCACGACCGATTGAACCACGAACTCGGCGGCGGCATCCCCCGCGGGTCCATCGTCCTCGTCGAAGGCGACTACGGCGCGGGCAAGTCCGCGATGAGCCAGCGGTTCAGTTACGG is a window encoding:
- a CDS encoding flagellar protein G, encoding MASVSTSHLILFIASLIIAASVAGTFTQGVQRLSSALGDRSIDVSGDIRTDIAIISDPASGAVYNASGSDNVTVLVKNTGSRPLEAESDQIEVLVDGKYQTNVDITVLDGSAWRVGNVARLEIDQSLSEGDHRVKIIVNGDEEVLQFRT